The Neobacillus sp. PS3-34 genome has a window encoding:
- a CDS encoding metallophosphoesterase: MNMDKSQNNSKLIFPVISDIHIHSDHNDNDNLEKFITTLDQLNQVAPKQDAFVVVGDLTESGDISEYDKFMNAYNTRKQPTAVSLIAIGNHDYWNGLSVEDAQERFFEKTGMNSIYHHKVINGYHFIILGTEDGITEGTYSSNQIEWLGEQLRKANADDPSKPIFVFHHQPMINTIYGSEWGFSENRDLFYNTLKEYPQVIAFSGHTHYPLDDPRIIHQKDFTSIGTSTGAYLFLENGRVQGEIPEGANFQNQALIVEVYDSEVLIHRRDIHKNDWVGEPFAISYPAYKQTFNYTESGDKKAPFFKPDSMLSIDHEKTTATSLTIIFTQAIDNLLVHDYKVVVKKAKTGEIANQFLAFSEFYKDPVPNPLTLSLDELQPNTFYQIEVHALDSYGNVSSNSLNVLGRTLDGEVTDVTIPLPENPQ; this comes from the coding sequence ATGAACATGGATAAATCTCAAAATAATTCGAAATTAATTTTTCCGGTAATAAGCGATATACATATTCATTCAGATCATAATGATAATGATAATCTAGAAAAATTTATCACTACTTTAGACCAATTAAATCAAGTAGCTCCTAAACAAGATGCTTTTGTAGTTGTTGGTGATTTAACTGAATCTGGAGATATATCAGAGTATGATAAATTTATGAATGCTTACAATACTAGAAAACAACCAACAGCAGTTTCATTGATCGCAATCGGGAATCATGACTATTGGAATGGATTATCAGTAGAGGATGCACAAGAACGTTTTTTCGAGAAAACGGGTATGAATTCCATTTATCATCACAAGGTCATAAATGGCTATCATTTTATTATTCTAGGAACAGAAGACGGCATAACTGAAGGAACATATTCTTCAAATCAAATTGAATGGCTAGGTGAACAGTTAAGGAAAGCTAATGCAGATGATCCAAGCAAACCGATTTTCGTCTTCCACCATCAGCCCATGATAAACACGATTTATGGAAGCGAATGGGGCTTTTCTGAGAATAGAGATCTATTCTACAATACGTTAAAAGAATATCCTCAAGTCATCGCGTTTTCTGGTCATACGCATTATCCTTTAGACGATCCTAGAATCATCCATCAAAAAGATTTCACTTCCATTGGAACTTCTACAGGTGCTTATTTATTTCTCGAAAATGGAAGAGTTCAAGGCGAAATACCTGAGGGTGCTAATTTCCAGAATCAAGCTTTAATTGTAGAGGTTTATGACAGCGAAGTATTGATTCATCGCCGTGATATTCATAAGAATGATTGGGTAGGGGAACCATTTGCAATCAGCTACCCTGCATATAAACAGACATTCAACTATACAGAATCAGGTGACAAAAAGGCGCCGTTCTTTAAACCGGACTCCATGCTTTCGATTGATCATGAAAAAACGACAGCCACCTCCTTAACAATCATATTTACCCAAGCAATAGATAACCTTCTTGTCCATGACTATAAAGTAGTAGTGAAAAAAGCGAAAACAGGGGAAATAGCAAATCAATTCCTTGCGTTCTCAGAATTCTACAAAGATCCTGTTCCAAATCCATTAACATTGTCACTGGACGAATTGCAGCCTAATACATTTTATCAGATTGAAGTACATGCACTTGATTCGTACGGCAATGTGAGCTCTAACTCGCTAAACGTGTTAGGCAGAACGTTAGATGGTGAAGTGACAGATGTAACAATACCTTTACCGGAAAACCCACAATAA
- a CDS encoding sugar phosphate isomerase/epimerase, whose translation MTKIPVAVQMYTLRDESEKDFAGTLKKVAELGFDGVEFAGYGGWTPIEVKALLDELSLQAASSHIPLEELENNLAQVIEDQKILGSKYVVCPYLMEERRSEKDYKTLISVLDQAGEACRREGITLLYHNHDFELERLSDGRTALEAIFDDTNPDNVKTEFDVYWLTKAGENPVEWMNRYKNRTPLVHLKDMTTDEEQFFAELGTGGVDIEAVLNSGEEAGVKWWVVEQDFSRRRPFESIEMSIQYLKEKIEDNGLLNV comes from the coding sequence ATGACGAAAATTCCAGTAGCTGTCCAAATGTATACTTTGCGTGACGAAAGCGAGAAAGATTTTGCAGGCACATTGAAAAAAGTTGCTGAGCTTGGTTTCGATGGCGTTGAATTTGCTGGATATGGCGGATGGACTCCGATAGAAGTAAAAGCTTTATTGGATGAACTTAGTCTTCAGGCAGCTTCCAGCCATATACCTCTTGAAGAATTGGAAAATAATTTGGCGCAGGTTATTGAAGATCAAAAAATATTAGGAAGCAAATATGTTGTATGCCCTTATTTAATGGAAGAACGTCGAAGTGAAAAGGATTATAAAACCCTTATTTCTGTTTTAGATCAGGCAGGTGAGGCGTGCCGCCGAGAGGGCATTACCCTTCTTTATCATAACCATGATTTTGAACTAGAGCGCCTGTCGGATGGCAGAACGGCACTTGAGGCTATTTTTGACGACACAAACCCAGATAATGTGAAGACAGAGTTCGATGTGTACTGGCTTACAAAAGCGGGTGAAAATCCTGTAGAGTGGATGAACCGTTATAAAAATAGAACACCGCTTGTACATCTAAAGGATATGACAACAGATGAGGAACAGTTTTTTGCTGAGCTTGGAACAGGTGGCGTTGATATTGAAGCTGTACTAAATTCAGGTGAAGAAGCCGGTGTAAAATGGTGGGTGGTTGAGCAGGATTTTAGTCGTCGCAGGCCATTTGAAAGTATTGAGATGAGCATCCAATACTTGAAAGAGAAGATAGAAGATAATGGGTTACTAAACGTATAA